The following nucleotide sequence is from Mytilus trossulus isolate FHL-02 chromosome 9, PNRI_Mtr1.1.1.hap1, whole genome shotgun sequence.
ATCGTCACCTGATTGTAAGTTTGAACTTGACCGGGCAAAATATGAGagaattacaaaaaatctggAGCGTATCATTATCATTACAAAAGATGTAGCAATTACTGATATTCCTGTAGAGTTTTCGTACATTTGGAATTATGCATTTATTATACAATTGCCGAAAAATCTAGAGGACTTGAATGATACTTGGAGAAAACTGAGGATGTTTCTGACAGATGActtaattactgaaaaataaacaaattgatagaaattattaagaCAATGTTTACGTAAATACCATTAAAGTTCACTGAAAAACATAATGATGCTGAAGTTTTGCACTTGCTACTTTGATATTGTTTGAGAATTGTATTATCATTCTTTGGAATTTAGTGATAAGTAATAACACTAACATattaaactccgaggaaaattcaaaactgaaagttcctaatcaaatggcaaaattaaaagctcaaacacatcaaacgaatggataacaactgtacattcctgacttggtacaggcattttcaatgGTAGATTGAACCGGGTTTTATAGCTAGCGAAGCCTTTTACTTGTTTGACAGTCCCATCAATTTTCATTATATGGACAACAATGCGTGATGTATTATCAGAGTTGGGTctgtatcatttattttttaaataatactcTAGTATCAGCCCAAATCCTTTCCTAAATCAtttaatgtaatgttgtcattgtAATGTTATGATTAACATTGCAAGTCAAGCGGGAGGTTTGTTATGccacaaaactaggttcaacccaccatttattttcttaaaatgccctgtaccaagtcaggaaaatggccatttttatattatagttcgtttctgtgcttgttacattttaaatgttgtgtttctgttgtgttgtagttctcttatatttgatacgttttcctcagttttagtttgttatctggattaaggtttttttatatcgatttatgaatttggaacagcggtatactactgtttcctttatatatattaaatatatttcatgtatgtattgtatgtgttgttgattgaaaaaaacacatgCAAAATATCATTGTATTCTTTacatttatatactagtattattaAAGTTCAGGGAAACTCGttcaatttaaagaatataatttagttattATCCGTGTTTACATAAAGATTACCGATACTGCTTTCCATACTATATTGAGATTTAACCCGAATTATCCAATCGTTATATTACGATCACTACGATCACTCCTCGAGAAAAGTAGTGGATAGTGAGCGATGAATTATTTACGTTAATGATGCATATGGTTAAGCAGTGTAATAAAGATTACTGATACTGCTTTCCATATGTCAATAAATACGTTACCATCATAGATTCTGAGTGCATACATCTGCGCAAGTTTGACAGGCGGAAAAccccaaataaaaatatcatccaaTGAGAAGAGGGATGACCAATGCCCGTATAACCATGCCTTTATATCATCCATTTAAATTCCGCCTTCGCATCGAGACACACGCGCTTACACAACTTACAAGGAAgactaaaatgtttttttcaaaagtgaatATCGTAGGTATCCCCATACCATagtttttttgacattttgttgttattatattgtcGTTTATAAGTGTTTGACTTCATACTTCTTTAATTATGGAGTTTAATGCTTTCAGTCCTTACAATGCCATTACAGGtagcgattttttttaaacggttCGTTACCCTTTCTTCTGCCCGCAACAACGGAAGGGCAGGAAACTCCTCCTAATAGTAGTCAACTTACCGACGTTTTTACTTCGGTGACTTCTAAGACCGGTCAACAGAGGTGTCCCTACTATTACCACTGTTATGCATACTTTTTCTAGGCCAATTGACACCACTTGGTCCATTTCATCTTACCCTGGTATCTCTATGGGTTTAACCTTACCTGGTTCTAGAGCACCATGATTTCACTCCGTCCAGATCATGATATTGGAAGTGACCTGGAGGACAGTGATGAGGAAGAACGCTTTTCAGTTGCCCCAGGCAGCCAAGAAGAAGGTTTTACTTCTGATGAAGATGATAATTCAGTTCAGGTCTCTCAGAATGTTTCGCAACCTTCTGTTCCTGTGTTTATCTTTTCATCTGTAATTGGTCAGTCTTTTGCAAATTCTGGTAAAGAACAAGAGGCTGAAGATGCTTCTTCCACCTTGAAAAATCTCAGAGATTCTGTCTTTACAATCATGAGAGATGTCAACAAAGTGCCATTTCAGTCACCTCCCAGACCAAGAAACTAACCTCCACTTTCGAGGCTTCATGTGGTCTATCTGTAGATGATACTAAATCTCAAAGTAGTTTTCCACAATCTAACTATATGTCTAACTCTCTTCAGATCATCAATGATGGGATTGTGGCTAATGAGTCCCTATTTTCCCAAGTTAGTGGTTACGGTCTTGCCTCATTCACTGAGCAATTCCGCTCTACAGACTATGGATTTTTGACTCTACTTTGGGTAAACTGGTACCCAAATGTAACAAGGTGTTTTCATCTTCTATTGCTTCTACACTCGCCGATGGACTGCGTCTTACTCAGTCTGTTTGGTCCAAAACAGAGAACCTTCTTAGAAACGCTTCTCATGTTAAGGCACTGCTGAACACTTCTTATCAGCAGTTGCTCCAGTTCTTAAAGACTCTTCTCTTCCACCAGAGGTCAAACCTTTCCTATAACAGATAGACAAGGCTTTGGGTGCCTCCCAATTGTTGATTATGGGTTCCATCGCCAACTGCACCTTATCCAAAAGATctgaaattttggataaaaCAAAGATGTCAGAAAATTTTAAGGATGCTTTAATCAAGTCTCCATCGGATGAGAAGATTTTCGGGTTACCACTTGATGAGGTACACAAGCATCCCAATCACACTCCAGCCCCAGTGAGGGTAAATATATCTCTTTCGGAAAATATTTCTAAACGAGGTAGTTATTCTTTCGCTGGAGGCTCATCTTATAATTCTCAAGAGAAGAGGAGATAAATCACCAACGATGGAGGTAATAAACCTAAGAAATCTTCAATCCCTAGGTCTAAACCAAACAGTTTTATCAGAGGTGGCAAGAGGGTCAACCCCTCTTCCTATGAAGTTCTCCCTCGTACCTTACTGTCAGAACCCAATCCAGAGATGGATAAGTATTACCTTAGATTGTTGGGTTCTGTCAGTAATTCGAGGGGGATTGACtcttcaattaaaaaaacaaccaccTCTTTCACCCGTTCCTCTCCCATTGTCCAATACTCAAGATCCACAGAAGTTTCTTCTTTTGTCAACAGTTATTATACCAGAATGCCTGACTTGACAAACATGTACTAGGATCAGGCATATCACCATGTATTTATTATACCAAAATGCCTTACTTGAATAACATTTACTAGGACCGGCATATCaccatgtatttattttaccaGAATGCCTAACTTGACAAATATTTACTAGGAATCAGGCACATCACCATGTGTTTATTATACCAAAATGACTGACTTGACAAATATTAACTAGGATAAGGCACATCACCATGTATTTATTATACCAAAATGCCTTACTTGACAAACATTCACTAGGACCAGGCACATCACCATGTATTCATTATACCAAAATGCCTGACTTGACAAATATTTACTAGGATCAGGCACATCACCATGTATTTATTACACCAAAAAGCCTTTCTTGATAATTATTTACTAAGATCAGGCACATCACCATGCATTTATTATACCAAAATGCCTGACTTGACAAATATTTACTAGAATCAGGCACATCACCATGTATTTATTACACCAAAATGCCTTACTTGGATAACATTTATTAAGACCAGGCATATCACCATGTATTTATTATACCAGAATGCCTTACTTGGATAACATTTATAAGGACCAGGCATATCACCATGTATTTATTATACCAGAATGCCTGACTTGACAAACATTGACTAGGATCAGGCGCATCACCGTGCATTCATTATACCAAAATGCCTTACTTGACAAACATTTACTAAGATCAGGCACATCACCATGTATTTAATATACCAAAGTGTCTGACTTGACAAATATTTACTAGGATCAGGCACATCACCATGTATTTATTATACCAAAATGCCTGACTTGACAAATATGAACTAGGATCAGGCACATCaccatgtatttattattacaaaaagCCTTACTTGACAAACATTTACTAGGATCAGGCACATCACCATGTATTTATTATACCAAAATCCCTGACTTGACAAATATTTACTAGGATCAGGCATATCACCATGTATTTATTATACCAAAATGCCTTACTAGACAAATATTTACTAGGATCAGGTACATCATCATGTATTTATAATACCAAAATGCCTTACTTGACAATTATTCACTAGACTCAGGCACATCACCATGTATTTATTATACCAAAATGCCTGACTTGAATAACATTTAATAGGACCAGGCATATCACCATGTATTTATTATACCAAAATGCCTTACTTGACAAATATTTACTAGGATCAGGCACACCACCATGTATTTAGTATACCAAAAAGCCTGACTTGACAAATATTTACTAGGATCAGGCACATCAACATGTTTTATACCAAAATGTCTGACTTGACAAATATTTACTAGGATCAGGCACACCACCATGTATTTAGTATACCAAAATTCCTGACTTGACAAATATTAACTATGATCAGGCACATCACCATGTATTTATTATACCAAAAAGCCTTACTTAACAAACATTTACTAGGATCAGGCACATCACCATGTATTTATTATACCAGAATGCCTGACTTGACAAATATTTACTAGGATCAGGCACATCACcatgtatttattatacttAACAGCATTACTTGACAAACATTTACTTAGATCAGGTACATCTCCATGTATTTATTATACCAGAATGCCTTACTTGACAAATATTTACTAGGATCAGGCACACCACCATGTATTTATTATACCAAAATGCCTGACTTGACAAATATTTACTAGGATCAGGCACATCACCATGTATTTATTATACCAGAATGCCTTACTTGACAAATATTTACTAGGATCAGGCACACCACCATGTATTTATTATACCAAAATGCCTGACTTGACAAATATTTACTAGGATCAGGTACATCTCCATGTTTTTATTATACCAGAATGCCTTACTTGACAAATATTTACTAGGATCAGGCACACCACCATGTGTTTATTATACCAAAATGCCTGACTTGACAAATATTTACTAGGAATCAGGCACATCACCATGTATTTATTATACCAAAATGCCTTACTTGACAAACATTTACTAGGATCAGGCACATCACCATGTATTATACCAAAATGCATTACTTGACAAAGGATATAAGAGATTACCCCGAATTTTTGTTCGGTTTGTGTTGCTAAATCTATAGTTTGGCTACCCCTCTGGCATCTTCTATCTTACATCCATTGTTAGTCTTTCTTTTATCCGTGGCTTTATTACTATTTGGATTTTTGCGTCACTGATGTATAATATGTAGACAAAATGCAAAATGAAGAACATGTGATACAGTTATATATTGTATCCACTTTCAAAGTAAGTTGACCATCTAAAGGTCACATAGACATGGTCAAGTTACTTTGAAAGTGGGTATCATATGTAACTGGAAGcacatattttacaatatttatgtttatgtctAAAAAAATGAAGAGCAATATTGAAATCTTAAATATCTGAAAGTTGAAAGGTGCGTGATCTAGTATAaacaattgatatattatatgatCTTAATAttaatgattgatttttttcaaaaaaggtGAActtttgtatagaaagcacatacaATCTCCGAAAATatttttgacgtcataaaatctttaatttcaaactcattgattcttttaattttatgaagttGATACAAAAATGTCCGTTTGAATGAAATAAGATAATAATCTTATCGCCTAATGTTGAAAACTCTATTGGGCTACTTGTTTGTTTTGAACTTGGCAATCCGTCTTATAATGTTGTCCTAATGTTGAAATGTCTATTGAGCTACTTGTTTGTTTTGAACTTGGCAATCCGTCTTATAATGTTGTCACCTAATGTTGAAATCTCTATCTGGCTATTTGTTTGTTCTGAATTTAGCAATCCGTTATCAACATCTCCAATCGTCTCCATGTATCATTCAAATCTTCTTCCTCGTTCGGCCATTGTACAACATAGGCATAATTCCAAATGTACGAAAACTCATAGCGAATATCAGTTACTATAATATCTTTTGTTATGACAATAATTTTGTCTAgattttttgttactttttcatattttgctcTGTCGAGTTCAAACAAGCAATCACGTGAGGATTTGAACTCAGGGGTGATGAGGAAAATAATATACCTACTGTTTTTGATACATTCGGCCTCAGTATCCAACAGACTCTCACCAATTAGAAAATCTCGATCTTTTATACACATGGTCAGTCCCCACTCGTCCTCAAGTTTTGGTGCTAAGACATCTCTTATCCAAATGACTATCTCTCCCTCATAAGATATATACACATCGTACTGGTATGTCTTCCGAACTTTGTTTTCAATAGTACGCCGAATTACTCCATAAATAGAGAAGGCAATCTTCCATCTCTTACTATACAACAGAAGCAGTAACGAGATTGTAACACATGTAGATAACAATGTTGAAGCAAAGGTTAACCACATAGTACTCTTACAGTCCGAAAACAATTCGGTAAACGATTTGTAAGCAATAAGTGTATCAGTAACGCTTCCATTTGATAATTGACATTGATAAGACCGACTGTCCAGATAGACTTTTGTAGTATATATCCACCGTATAAAGTCTAAATTGTCACAGTTGCACATAAATGCATTGCCGTCCAGGTACAAAGTCATTCCATGGACTTCATGCATTTGATCTGCCCAATTTCTAATGATTGAATTTATAGTCGTAAGGAGATTTTTTCTAACATCAAGCACCTTAATGTTTGTATGCGTATTTAGTTGTTCTGGAATAGATTGGAGAAAATTGTTAgttaaataaagatttgacaaaTTTGGCAttggtttgaaaaattcgtccGAAAAATGCCAAATGCTATTTTTAGATATATCCAGTGACTCAACTGATTGACAATTCATGAAAAACCTGTTTCCGTATGTGTCTATTCCATCATTTAGGGTAGCGTCTTTCAGAACAATCTTTTTTAGGTTGGTTTCTTGAAAACGGTTTAATTCCTTCCAACCTAAACTGTACCTCGTTCCAGCAGAAATTAATGTCTCTAATCGAAGTCCAATAAAAGTCATGGTCACAGTTGTATTTGTATAAGATATATCCAAGTAAGTAAGATTGTTGATTTTCGGAACTATGAACAGTAAGGGTAAAGTATTAAATATTGTGAAACTAATATCTAACTTTTCTAATGATGCTGGCAAAATTACGTGACTGCCACCAGaactttcaaaataagaatCCGAGGTCATTGAATTTTCTTTGAAGAAGTTGACGACATTATATGAATAATCCAAAGATTGCAATCGCAAAGCTTTGCTAAAAAAAGAGTCAATATCTTCGTGATTGTTTATATGAGCTAGTAAAAGCCTGTTTCCTTTCAATGAAAGATGTTTTAGGCATTCTGGGTAATCAAAGGAAAATAAAGAGCCATGTGTGTAATCAACAATTCCATTCTGTGATAAATCTAGATGTTCTATGCAAATGgatttcaagtttttcattataTCGGATGTTATTGTCAGAGCATACGGGAGGTCGTCACTATCAATGGTTAAGTCACTGACATGGCCTAAGTTAAGTGTGGTCATATTTCTATAACGGTAAGGATGTAAAAGAAGTAAGGCACGTGTGAGGTGCATAAACGTTCCAAACAAATCTAGTACACGTAGATGTGGAAACGGACTCAAAGCATCATATTCTGTTTTCACAAAGTTTAATCGACAATTTCTGAGATAAAGTTCTTCTACCGACGATGAAAACTTCTGGAATGTTTCATTTGATAGATGCACTAAATAACAAGATTGAAAGTATAATTTTCGAAGATTCTTCATTTGACTGAATCCGCTTCCAAATATTGGCACAGGCATCATATCAATCCTTAAGAAAGATAACTCTCTCAGAACACCGAACGCATGATCAGGATAGTCGAATTCCTTATCATAATTCTCAGGTTGAGGCATATTACTCCTGATATCCAATTTCGATAAGTGTTGAATTGGAAGGAACAATTCCGCTGAATATGCATAAGATAAATCAAGCACGGCAAGATTGTGTAATCCCTGGAATGACTTATCAGATAAATGTTTCAGCTGATTTTTTCTCACATTAAGTTCGTGTAGATGTGTATAGTTAATCAGCGAACTGTTTTCAATACtctttaaattatttgaagACATATCTAGAATAGTTATATCCTGCGGTAAATCTTGAGGAATAAACAGCAGTCCTCTGTTTTTACAATCAGCTGTCTTAACACCGAGTTTGccattaaatacatatttgatatcACAATCTGAAGATCGATATGTTATATTACACtgaataacaatataaattacTGTGTAAATTATAATCCTCAACATTTTGTGACATGGATATCGAAAACTTTTACATGGTTTCTAACAACTGCTTTATAAGTCACCACACCTTTATCTAGGACACAAAGGTAATCAAATGGAACTTAATCCTCtaacattgttttcaatataaatagtaCGGTGACAAATAAGGTAAATTTGAAAACTTAATGGACCGAAATACCTCATGGGTAATTTTAGTCTTATTTTGTAGATAAATGTAATATCCTTTGATTAAGGCATGTCGTAGAATGCCAAAGTGGTGCAGATTTTTGAAAACTGCgttcaaatgtcaaaaaattgtAATCATGTAATCAATGCATTATGCACATAAAGTAGATTAAACGGTCACTTTTAACTGTAGaggaaaatccaaaacaaaTAGGACAAGTGTGTTGATTTAAATAACTTTAGTTAATAATTACTAGTATAAcagatttataaaagaaataattctAGTATACGATGTTGAGCTGTCTAActgttatttatgtatcatgACTTTGTTTAGcatgttttttttggggggcaTAAGTTAATAAAATGATTCATACATGTGTCTGATCTATTGCATAGTTAATGTGCGCAATGAatctacaaatacatttttgttttatttcaagcagaaataatataaacaacaatcaacaattaaatttgaaattttgctgAATACTTGTCAAGGCATTTGTGGAACAGTATTCAACAATATAAACCAACAAACAACCAACATCAACAAACTTGCTAATAAGTTAAAGCTTAATGACAATTGATCATTAAAGGGAAAACAATGTCTAGCTGATAGACAAATTATTAACagtttattgaaaaaagtaaaatcacaaaaatactgaactcagaggaaaatcaatttggaaagtccataatcacatggcaaaatcaaataacaaaacgcatcaaaaac
It contains:
- the LOC134683574 gene encoding toll-like receptor 6, giving the protein MLRIIIYTVIYIVIQCNITYRSSDCDIKYVFNGKLGVKTADCKNRGLLFIPQDLPQDITILDMSSNNLKSIENSSLINYTHLHELNVRKNQLKHLSDKSFQGLHNLAVLDLSYAYSAELFLPIQHLSKLDIRSNMPQPENYDKEFDYPDHAFGVLRELSFLRIDMMPVPIFGSGFSQMKNLRKLYFQSCYLVHLSNETFQKFSSSVEELYLRNCRLNFVKTEYDALSPFPHLRVLDLFGTFMHLTRALLLLHPYRYRNMTTLNLGHVSDLTIDSDDLPYALTITSDIMKNLKSICIEHLDLSQNGIVDYTHGSLFSFDYPECLKHLSLKGNRLLLAHINNHEDIDSFFSKALRLQSLDYSYNVVNFFKENSMTSDSYFESSGGSHVILPASLEKLDISFTIFNTLPLLFIVPKINNLTYLDISYTNTTVTMTFIGLRLETLISAGTRYSLGWKELNRFQETNLKKIVLKDATLNDGIDTYGNRFFMNCQSVESLDISKNSIWHFSDEFFKPMPNLSNLYLTNNFLQSIPEQLNTHTNIKVLDVRKNLLTTINSIIRNWADQMHEVHGMTLYLDGNAFMCNCDNLDFIRWIYTTKVYLDSRSYQCQLSNGSVTDTLIAYKSFTELFSDCKSTMWLTFASTLLSTCVTISLLLLLYSKRWKIAFSIYGVIRRTIENKVRKTYQYDVYISYEGEIVIWIRDVLAPKLEDEWGLTMCIKDRDFLIGESLLDTEAECIKNSRYIIFLITPEFKSSRDCLFELDRAKYEKVTKNLDKIIVITKDIIVTDIRYEFSYIWNYAYVVQWPNEEEDLNDTWRRLEMLITDC